The Montipora foliosa isolate CH-2021 chromosome 1, ASM3666993v2, whole genome shotgun sequence genome has a window encoding:
- the LOC137995341 gene encoding b(0,+)-type amino acid transporter 1-like, with amino-acid sequence MENDGEKTENRAGGDGLTLRNEMDMDKTVDKLLPDEETAKQSQTGFIGLQRKLGLLSGICLIIGTMIGSGIFASPRYVMENSGSVGLTLIVWSLSGLLSMFGALSYAELGTMIPLSGAEYVYLLKAFGPLPAFLYSWTSVIVLKPSQVAIICLAFGAYVIEPFFPGCGDRADLQPIVKLLAALAIGIILFVNCASVKWASRMQIVFTAFKMVAIVMLIITGIVRLGQGYTESFENSFDGTTSRIGIVAFAFFNGLWSYDGWNNLNYVTEELKNPHRTLPLSIMIGIPLVTVCYVLVNIAYLAVLTPAEIEVSSAVAVTLAGRLYGVMAWVIPIFVASSTFGAANGSAFSGGRLVFAAAREGHLPKFLAMIHTKRHTPLPAILFTSVIAWIMLVPESSSFETLLNYFSFAAWVFYGVTVSALIWLRFKKPDMERPYKVPIVVPILVVLASIYLVIAPFYEEPLGSLFFLLFILAGVPFYLVFVQFSHIVPTCFFVGIGKATYQLQKVFDVAFPESEAEMISS; translated from the exons ATGGAAAACGACGGCGAAAAGACGGAAAATCGTGCAGGAGGCGACGGGTTAACGTTGAGAAACGAAATGGACATGGACAAAACGGTGGATAAACTATTACCGGATGAAGAAACCGCCAAACAATCGCAGACAGGGTTCATTGGGTTGCAACGAAAGCTTGGTCTCCTTAGCGGGATCTGTCTCATCATTGGAACCATGATCGGTTCTGGGATCTTCGCATCTCCTCGCTATGTAATGGAAAACAGTGGCTCTGTGGGTCTAACATTAATCGTTTGGTCTTTGAGCGGTCTGTTATCAATGTTTGGAGCGCTGAGCTACGCTGAGTTAGGCACAATGATCCCTTTATCCGGAGCCGAATACGTCTACCTGCTCAAGGCGTTTGGACCTCTGCCGGCGTTTCTCTATTCGTGGACCTCTGTTATCGTCCTGAAGCCTTCACAAGTTGCAATCATCTGTCTGGCGTTTGGAGCTTATGTGATCGAGCCTTTCTTTCCTGGCTGTGGAGACAGAGCGGATTTGCAACCAATCGTAAAACTGTTAGCAGCGCTTGCGATCG GAATCATCCTGTTTGTGAACTGTGCAAGTGTCAAATGGGCCTCCCGGATGCAAATCGTGTTCACAGCTTttaaaatggtggctattgtcaTGTTGATTATCACTGGAATAGTTCGTCTTGGGCAAG GATATACGGAGAGTTTTGAAAACTCGTTTGATGGGACAACAAGCCGAATTGGCATAGTTGCATTTGCCTTCTTTAATGGTTTGTGGTCTTACGATGGATG GAACAATCTGAATTATGTTACTGAAGAACTTAAGAATCCTCACCG aaCTTTGCCGTTGTCTATTATGATTGGTATTCCACTTGTGACAGTTTGTTATGTGTTGGTGAATATCGCGTATCTGGCTGTTTTGACGCCTGCGGAAATCGAGGTCTCTAGTGCTGTCGCTGTG ACCTTGGCTGGTCGTCTTTACGGAGTGATGGCGTGGGTTATTCCAATATTCGTTGCCTCGTCAACCTTCGGAGCGGCAAATGGATCCGCTTTTAGTGGCGGAAG ACTGGTGTTTGCAGCCGCCCGCGAAGGACATTTACCTAAGTTCCTGGCCATGATTCACACCAAGAGGCATACACCACTTCCCGCCATACTGTTTACG AGTGTCATTGCTTGGATTATGCTGGTGCCAGAATCGAGTAGTTTCGAGACGCTTCTCAATTACTTCAGTTTTGCGGCCTGGGTGTTTTACGGCGTGACTGTATCAGCTCTCATTTGGCTCCGCTTCAAGAAACCTGACATGGAGCGACCATATAAA GTTCCAATAGTCGTTCCAATCCTTGTCGTGCTGGCGTCGATATACTTGGTAATAGCACCGTTCTACGAAGAACCGCTGGGATctctcttctttcttctttttattttggCTGGTGTTCCTTTCTACTTGGTGTTTGTGCAATTCAGCCACATCGTACCGACATGTTTCTTCGTTGGAATTG gAAAGGCAACTTACCAGCTACAGAAAGTTTTCGATGTTGCTTTCCCAGAATCTGAAGCCGAGATGATTTCGTCATAG
- the LOC137976665 gene encoding uncharacterized protein, translating to MNTAKHCWRCGEACTHQCSRCRVAFYCTKECQKQDIWRHKPDCDSANLKRTCLSCGIERSRTMQCTNCLDAAYCSEECQRNHWADHKLNCQGIVDRTLELAEDIKEVYKKISVGLIATYYWGNVPAVDLLNLPMNEGENCPDPLSLLLCGVGDPRNVLLTVASLPETYKQPVTFVLNDICPCTLARTVLLLYMLYKGGNAICERVVRIWYSVRISAQDSDDLTCALQDLVTTNEPFKLTGGLMMVPTEHLSQLQIVWTEWLRLSKRKGSWVEDSRQEANSSDPKRNEGISVYMHAIPIEHRKSAQHFLDTGIFHSSRNTPELTRQNVTLTGRGAIHFTADRNFHYSIPTDVLPFTGWDYREIKKSCYSTSLTKMYTIYLSGILQKFSQKLKTDQVRFRLLLCDVANIEAWLPSDLTYDRITTSNLWDYCPLAVLLRKLKDFLNTSNSHAVILSETENWIRNFMPELIHVLPYRLGVDDLCKRALRDTGNPELAHSTGVSAVVEYLNLTSEFLMFLRASLLASCPDKELASFKRKKKIPTVKSLASSMGLQIRDFIKNENTVFPFRWALNCRRVSMLRGYERTLEWKLVPTDEASPIISPERFDLD from the exons ATGAACACAGCTAAGCATTGTTGGCGTTGTGGAGAAGCCTGCACTCACCAATGTTCACGATGCAGAGTggctttttattgcacaaaggaATGTCAGAAACAAGACATATGGCGACACAAGCCAGATTGCGATTCGGCTAACCTAAAGAGAACGTGTTTGAGCTGCGGTATTGAACGATCGAGAACAATGCAGTGCACAAACTGTTTGGATGCCGCCTATTGTAGCGAAGAATGCCAAAGAAACCACTGGGCAGACCACAAACTTAACTGCCAAGGCATTGTTGATAGAACTCTTGAATTGGCCGAAGACATTAAAGAGGTTTATAAGAAGATTAGCGTTGGTCTCATTGCTACCTATTACTGGGGTAATGTTCCAGCCGTGGATCTGCTCAACTTGCCCATGAATGAGGGAGAAAACTGTCCTGATCCATTATCTCTGTTATTATGTGGAGTTGGTGATCCTAGGAATGTGTTACTCACCGTTGCTTCCCTGCCTGAGACTTACAAGCAGCCAGTGACATTCGTATTAAACGACATTTGTCCATGTACTCTCGCTCGAACAGTTTTGCTTCTCTACATGCTATATAAAG GAGGAAATGCTATATGCGAAAGAGTGGTCCGAATTTGGTACTCGGTTCGCATTTCTGCACAAGATTCTGATGACCTGACGTGTGCTCTTCAAGACCTCGTCACTACAAATGAACCATTCAAGCTTACTGGAGGTCTCATGATGGTTCCTACAGAACACCTCAGTCAGCTACAGATTGTTTGGACCGAATGGCTTCGCTTGTCAAAACGCAAAGGGTCGTGGGTGGAAGATTCGAGACAAGAGGCCAATTCCTCCGATCCAAAACGAAACGAGGGCATTAGCGTATACATGCATGCAATCCCAATAGAGCATAGAAAGTCCGCTCAACATTTTCTTGACACAGGTATATTTCATTCATCAAGAAACACCCCAGAGTTGACCCGACAAAACGTTACTTTAACGGGTAGAGGAGCTATTCACTTTACCGCCGACCGCAATTTTCATTACAGCATACCGACGGATGTGCTTCCATTCACAGGATGGGATTACCGAGAAATAAAGAAATCCTGCTACTCAACCTCTCTGACAAAGATGTACACCATCTACTTGTCCGGTATTCTGCAAAAGTTCTCtcaaaaactgaaaacagaCCAGGTGAGGTTCCGTTTACTTCTATGCGACGTTGCAAATATCGAGGCCTGGCTGCCTTCCGATCTCACATATGACCGCATTACAACATCCAACTTATGGGACTATTGTCCCCTTGCCGTTTTGCTGAGAAAGTTGAAAGACTTTTTAAACACGTCGAATTCTCATGCCGTCATATTAAGTGAAACTGAAAACTGGATTCGAAATTTTATGCCGGAACTCATTCATGTGTTGCCGTATAGACTCGGTGTAGATGACCTCTGCAAAAGAGCTCTGCGGGACACTGGAAATCCTGAACTTGCGCATTCAACCGGCGTGTCCGCAGTTGTGGAATACCTTAATTTGACCAGCGAATTCCTGATGTTTCTGAGAGCGTCCCTTCTTGCGTCATGCCCTGACAAAGAACTCGCTTCATTTAAAAGGAAGAAGAAAATTCCTACTGTGAAATCTCTCGCTTCTTCGATGGGGCTTCAAATTCGAGACTTCATCAAAAACGAGAACACGGTATTTCCGTTCAGGTGGGCACTTAATTGTCGCCGAGTTAGTATGTTGAGAGGATACGAAAGAACGCTTGAATGGAAACTTGTGCCAACAGATGAGGCCTCACCTATCATCTCACCGGAGCGGTTCGATCTTGACTAG
- the LOC137995366 gene encoding uncharacterized protein, with product MEEDMDSLMNDPSMPSASLPEPESLEESGTPLFSDENNFDDTSSYSTNEEPSILEPVPDGEPPMVTEPVTFQLVERGTKRGKTSLVDCHGFTYNVHSRRPYATYWQCTMRPQGNPCKASVTVASWLERITASRMDIHKKVKEMSQELQDKKTGIDLDFMGRFLNQLVESLQLPLLV from the exons ATGGAGGAAGATATGGACTCGTTGATGAATGACCCCTCAATG CCGTCTGCAAGCCTTCCTGAACCTGAGAGTTTAGAAGAGAGCGGGACGCCACTATTCTCAGATGAAAACAATTTTG ATGACACATCTTCGTACTCAACGAACGAAGAACCGTCGATTCTAGAACCAGTTCCCGACGGAGAACCACCAATGGTTACAGAGCCGGTAACTTTCCAGTTGGTCGAGCGAGGAACGAAACGTGGAAAGACCAGCCTCGTCGACTGCCATGGCTTCACCTACAACGTCCACTCCAGGCGTCCCTACGCAACTTACTGGCAGTGTACGATGCGTCCACAGGGAAATCCGTGCAAGGCCTCAGTGACGGTTGCGTCGTGGTTGGAAAGAATCACCGCATCTAGAATGGACATCCACAAGAAAGTTAAGGAAATGTCCCAGGAATTACAAGACAAGAAGACTGGGATCGATCTAGATTTTATGGGACGTTTTTTAAACCAACTCGTCGAGTCATTGCAATTGCCCTTGTTAGTTTAG